The following coding sequences are from one Lolium rigidum isolate FL_2022 chromosome 6, APGP_CSIRO_Lrig_0.1, whole genome shotgun sequence window:
- the LOC124665917 gene encoding trafficking protein particle complex subunit 1-like has product MQFFSGSSLTSVAPDSSPAPAAPPGTGTGANAQLIYIFNRNGVCLLYREWHRPLRTLARNQDQKLMFGLLFSLRSFTAKIDPTSTENGNLGAPLLPGQGCSFHSFKTNTYKLNYMESPSGIKLILLTHPRTGDQRDALKHIYSLYVEYVVKNPLYAPGSPIKCELFNKHLDQYVKTLI; this is encoded by the exons ATGCAGTTCTTCAGCGGATCCTCGCTGACGTCGGTCGCGCCGGATTCCAGCCCTGCACCGGCGGCGCCTCCGGGGACTGGCACGGGCGCCAACGCCCAGCTGATCTACATCTTCAACCGCAACGGCGTCTGCCTGCTGTACCGCGAGTGGCACCGCCCGCTCCGCACGCTCGCCCGCAACCAGGACCAGAAGCTCATGTTCGGCCTCCTCTTCTCCCTCCGCTCCTTCACCGCCAAGATCGACCCTACCTC AACAGAAAATGGGAATCTTGGGGCGCCACTACTGCCAGGTCAGGGATGCTCATTTCATAGCTTCAAAACAAACACTTATAAATTGAACTACATGGAGAGCCCATCTGGTATAAAG CTTATTCTACTTACCCATCCAAGAACTGGTGATCAACGAGATGCACTGAAGCATATCTACAGCTTATATGTGGAGTATGTTGTAAAGAATCCTCTGTATGCTCCTGGCAGCCCAATCAA GTGTGAACTTTTCAATAAACATCTCGATCAGTATGTGAAAACGTTGATTTAA